The following are encoded in a window of Diorhabda sublineata isolate icDioSubl1.1 chromosome 3, icDioSubl1.1, whole genome shotgun sequence genomic DNA:
- the LOC130441719 gene encoding mitoferrin-1-like has translation MIRQEGPLSPIRGMSAIAIAAGPAHGLYFANYELVKDKLKHFVKNDQYDSICHGIAGCTATFFHDSIMNPSEVVKQRMQMQNSVCRNTFKCAVDIYKNEGVRAFYRSFFTTLIMNIPFQSIHFMIYEICQNILNKERAYNPGTHVLSGGIAGGVASAVTNPLDVCKTLLNTQEGTKNVESLKQAAGIVFKTKGPLGFLGGLQARMLYTIPSTAICWFTYEFFKFFLQNKTHIEPKRKE, from the coding sequence ATGATAAGACAAGAAGGTCCTTTGAGCCCAATACGTGGTATGTCAGCTATAGCTATAGCAGCCGGTCCAGCTCACGGTTTATATTTCGCAAACTATGAATTAGTaaaagataaactaaaacatttcGTAAAGAATGATCAATATGATTCTATATGTCATGGTATAGCTGGATGTACGGCTACGTTCTTTCACGATTCTATAATGAATCCATCTGAAGTAGTAAAGCAAAGAATGCAAATGCAGAATTCGGTTTGTAGGAATACTTTCAAATGTGCCGTAGATATTTATAAGAACGAAGGAGTAAGAGCATTTTATAGATCATTTTTCACAACGCTGATCATGAATATACCATTCCAAAGTATACACTTCATGATTTacgaaatatgtcaaaatatattgaataaagaaCGGGCTTACAATCCTGGGACGCATGTTTTAAGCGGAGGAATAGCTGGGGGAGTAGCTTCGGCAGTCACCAATCCTTTAGATGTCTGTAAAACTCTGCTAAATACTCAAGAaggaacaaaaaatgtggaatcACTGAAGCAAGCTGCGGGGATTGTATTTAAAACTAAAGGTCCTCTAGGTTTTCTTGGTGGTTTACAAGCTAGGATGCTTTATACTATACCATCAACTGCAATATGCTGGTTTACGTACgaattttttaagtttttcttacaaaataaaacacatATTGAACCAAAGAGAAAAGAATAA
- the LOC130441943 gene encoding protein PFC0760c-like: MRFFVNILVLVSALVVVSAQNKKTKKYELDVRDVESLTATDRDAQKQVCNGKECKKFQNYDRYDNDEDHHETFSKYSKQFNKAKYRNKYNEKEGYREPKNKKEGSNRYEGNKKNVEQIIDESSENTEDDGSSNSIRNKYNKKQDRDDNKYKKKNYIKKYDSSEDSNQDNDRKFAKNYVLEYNNMKDEKYNIEVRKIRRKNEEKNREKGKKKDQMITKKYTKNKLKYDNDDLDENSAEQEYNRNVKAIEGKMRKQVKFKKQDSNNSDGINYRNNKQKQKNTVNTSGLKLLTESEESSEFATVETDDEQTNDNEDKEQNESEDNNDDNNESYFDENNERDAKEDKDNDDTSKEDKKRKPENRMVDSDSEEDFSNEENEKFSRKKKIISIKKYRHEKNKNPTNKDDSFLRKIHRLKKRKFQDDDADTDSNEDGPPKRFHFNTDEEDY; this comes from the exons ATGAG gttttttgtaaatattctaGTTTTGGTGAGTGCATTGGTCGTAGTTTCtgctcaaaataaaaaaaccaaaaagtaTGAATTGGATGTGAGAGATGTAGAATCATTGACTGCTACAGATAGAGATGCTCAAAAACAAGTTTGTAATGGAAAAGagtgtaaaaaatttcaaaattacgaTCGATATGATAACGACGAAGACCACCatgaaacattttcaaaatatagtaaGCAGTTTAACAAAGCTAAATACCGAaataaatacaatgaaaaagaaGGATATAGagaaccaaaaaacaaaaaagaagggAGTAATCGATATgagggaaataaaaaaaatgttgaacaaATTATCGATGAAAGTAGTGAAAATACAGAAGATGATGGCAGCTCTAATTccataagaaataaatataataaaaagcaAGACAGAGatgacaataaatataaaaagaaaaactatataaagaaatatgatTCAAGTGAAGATTCTAATCAAGATAATGATAGAAAGTTCGCGAAAAATTATGTactagaatataataatatgaaagaCGAAAAGTATAATATAGAAGTCAGGAAAATAAGAAGGAAGAATGAAGAGAAAAATAGAGagaaaggaaagaaaaaagatcaaatgataactaaaaaatataccaaaaataaattgaagtatgataatgatgatttagatgaaaattcagCGGAACAAGAATACAACAGAAATGTTAAAGCTATTGAAGGTAAAATGAGAAAacaagtaaaatttaaaaaacaagatAGCAATAATTCTGACGgaattaattatagaaataataagcaaaagcaaaaaaatactgtaaatacTAGTGGGCTTAAGCTTTTAACAGAAAGTGAGGAATCATCGGAATTTGCTACAGTTGAAACTGATGATGAGCAGACTAATGACAACGAAGATAAAGAACAAAATGAAAGTGAAGATAATAATGACGATAATAATGAAagttattttgatgaaaataatgaaagagATGCTAAAGAAGATAAAGACAACGATGACACGTCTAAAGAAGATAAAAAGCGAAAACCAGAAAACCGAATGGTCGATAGTGACAGTGAAGAGGATTTCAGTAACgaagaaaatgaaaagttttcacgtaagaaaaaaattatcagtatAAAGAAATATCGTCacgagaaaaataaaaatcctaCTAATAAAGATGACAGTTTTCTAAGAAAAATCCACAGgctgaagaaaagaaaatttca AGATGACGACGCTGATACGGACTCGAATGAAGATGGTCCTCCAAaaagatttcattttaataCCGATGAAGAAGATTATTGA